Proteins from one Nymphalis io chromosome 23, ilAglIoxx1.1, whole genome shotgun sequence genomic window:
- the LOC126777671 gene encoding serine protease inhibitor 77Ba-like, with translation MSRLTFLLICGLIPSLLAQCTVKKIEPLFKRSVYEFSVDLLTRIAQEKENHFVTSTLSTWILLTCTSLGATETTLAELKQVLKLENNKCFNNNYLKLASRVTNNNSSDVVLERSASVYVDSKLDIRNIFKKRISKFGVSQIESISFSDTDKAAQYINDFASRATHDTIDDVVSPGDLDDVVMIIIDAIYFKGSWQTPFVYEETEMSAFYNERDIQIGDVNLMYLTGLFNIRTIQKINAKVLELPYGKNNLYSMLVFLPTEQTSLYSVIENLKSISLSTIRKLFNDFGPQMVSVQMPRFKITSDLTNLRELLADMGLKTMFDSAQAQFSIISDYPLYVSNFVQKADIEVTEEGTVASAVTNAEFSFRTMPDEFIANRPFLFMIIDKKAEIPIFTGAYSKPSLF, from the coding sequence ATGTCTAGACTCACATTCCTCTTAATATGTGGGTTAATTCCATCTCTGCTCGCGCAGTGTACTGTGAAAAAAATAGAACCTCTTTTCAAAAGATCGGTGTATGAATTTTCAGTCGATTTGTTAACAAGGATTGCCCAAGAAAAGGAAAATCACTTCGTAACATCTACGCTATCAACATGGATCTTATTGACATGTACTTCACTGGGTGCGACTGAAACTACCCTTGCAGAATTAAAACAGGTtctaaaattagaaaataataagtgttttaataataactatttaaaacttGCAAGCcgtgttacaaataataatagttctGACGTAGTCTTGGAAAGAAGCGCAAGTGTATACGTTGATAGTAAGTTAGAtatcagaaatatatttaaaaagagaatTTCAAAATTTGGTGTTAGCCAAATTGAAAGTATATCATTTAGCGATACTGATAAAGCTGCGCAGTATATAAATGACTTTGCGAGCCGTGCGACACACGACACAATAGACGATGTCGTGTCTCCGGGAGATCTTGATGATGTGGTCATGATTATCATTGATGCCATATACTTCAAAGGGTCTTGGCAAACTCCGTTTGTCTATGAAGAGACTGAAATGAGTGCATTTTATAATGAACGAGATATTCAGATCGGTGACGTCAATCTCATGTACTTAACTGGTTTGTTTAATATTAGAACTATTCAGAAAATAAACGCAAAAGTACTTGAGCTTCCATATGGGAAAAACAACCTATACTCCATGTTAGTCTTTCTACCAACGGAACAAACATCTCTGTATTCTGTAATAGAAAACCTGAAGTCAATTAGTTTATCGACAATAAGAAAACTTTTCAATGACTTTGGCCCGCAAATGGTATCAGTTCAAATGCCAAGGTTCAAGATAACATCAGACCTTACTAACTTGAGAGAACTGCTGGCTGATATGGGATTGAAAACAATGTTTGACAGTGCCCAAGctcaattttcaataatatctgATTATCCGTTGTATGTTTCAAACTTTGTTCAAAAGGCTGATATAGAAGTGACCGAAGAAGGAACGGTAGCAAGTGCTGTTACGAATGCAGAATTTTCCTTTAGAACAATGCCTGATGAATTCATTGCAAACAGGCCTTTCTTGTTTATGATAATTGATAAGAAAGCAGAGATTCCAATCTTTACTGGTGCTTATTCGAAGCCTAGTTTATTTTAA
- the LOC126777672 gene encoding ovalbumin-related protein X-like gives MVKIVFVLLILTPVLCAKFSCNHESAVNTFKRPTYDFSVRLLDRVAQETGYHFVFSPLSTWLQLMTLAEGARGPTEREIRKVTRYHRMLCFRRKYKEVLNGMDEELGFMTKRTNVIIINKLLNVKNSFKNEIRKSDSTKILSLNFNEPDDAAAKANEIIHVDTDGVITESIHAEDFNMSVLLMTETAYFKSDWKTSFNPVYTSTETFYSEDKVPIGNVRLMSQTGYFNLTKVPLINAKVIELPFNTNERISMLVFLSTKGSVRNLLYYLKDIRLMTIFNKFKKEGTKLATVRIPRFNIKTELDNIPELMYDMGVKRIFYPELADFGGISDFKMHASLMTQIADIEVTEKGATAGAVAEFLIAGNNEELKADRPFVYLIVDRKTDIILFGGIYSTPSIY, from the coding sequence ATGGTCAAGATTGTGTttgtattactaatattaacaCCAGTGCTATGTGCCAAGTTTTCTTGTAATCACGAAAGTGCTGTAAATACGTTCAAACGACCGACATACGATTTCTCTGTTCGGCTTTTGGATAGAGTGGCACAAGAGACAGGATACCATTTTGTGTTCTCACCATTATCAACATGGCTGCAGCTCATGACTTTGGCGGAAGGTGCCAGAGGGCCTACCGAGAGAGAAATCAGGAAAGTAACGAGATATCACCGTATGCTTTGTTTTAGGAGGAAATATAAGGAAGTTTTAAATGGAATGGATGAGGAGTTAGGTTTTATGACTAAAAGGACTAATGTAATCATCATCAACAAGTTGTTAAATGTTAagaattcttttaaaaatgaaataaggaAATCTGATTCGACTAAAATATTGTCATTAAATTTCAATGAACCTGATGACGCAGCAGCGAAAGCGAACGAAATTATTCATGTGGATACAGACGGTGTTATTACAGAGAGCATTCACGCTGAAGATTTTAATATGTCTGTTCTATTGATGACTGAAACAGCGTACTTCAAGAGCGATTGGAAAACATCCTTTAACCCTGTTTACACTTCAACAGAAACTTTCTATTCAGAAGATAAAGTACCAATTGGGAATGTTAGATTGATGTCACAAACgggctattttaatttaactaaagttCCATTAATTAACGCAAAAGTTATAGAATTACCATTCAATACAAATGAAAGAATTTCGATGCTCGTATTTTTATCTACTAAAGGTAGTGttcgaaatttattatattacttaaaagaTATAAGATTGATGACTATATTCAATAAGTTCAAGAAAGAAGGAACGAAGCTGGCAACTGTAAGGATACCAAGATTCAATATAAAGACTGAGTTAGATAATATTCCTGAATTGATGTATGATATGGGAGTGAAGCGAATTTTTTATCCTGAATTAGCTGATTTTGGAGGTATAAGTGATTTTAAAATGCACGCATCGTTAATGACACAAATCGCTGATATAGAGGTAACTGAAAAAGGCGCAACCGCAGGAGCAGTCGCTGAATTTTTGATTGCAGGTAACAATGAAGAACTAAAAGCAGACAGGCCGTTTGTCTACCTCATAGTCGATAGGAAAACTGATATCATATTATTTGGTGGAATTTACAGTACaccaagtatttattaa